The Kitasatospora paranensis genome has a window encoding:
- the dacB gene encoding D-alanyl-D-alanine carboxypeptidase/D-alanyl-D-alanine endopeptidase: MRTTPFAAVLVGALLLTSAAARTEAATPPRAARTLGTDPRSLGPDLDRLLADGRLTGAQASALVTDAATGEVLYEHAPGALLLPASTLKTVTAAAALDLLGQDHRFTTEVLAAGRRSGPVLDGDLVLRGGGDPTLLPADLDALAGAVAAAGVTEVTGALRADASRYDGVPLGADWAWDDQAAYYSPQISGLTLTTDTDYDPGTVRLTITPDTTPGRPATVRVTPAEAPVHLTGGIATGPAGGAYSVQVDRRPGGNDLLLGGAVPAGGGTGQEWIAVDDPAALAAAVFAAALARHGVTVRGGVAAGSTPDGAAVLARHDSAPLSALMVPFLKLSNNGIAEHLVKEIGRVAAGSGSWPAGLDRIRDFLHRSGLEPTAARQTDGSGLSRQNLLTARRLTALFAFARTRPWFHAWYDALPVAGDARRMVGGTLTNRMRGTAAAGRVHAKTGSMTGVDALAGYVERSDGRTLAFAVLLNNFAGDSPRPVLDAFAVRLAGDGAATPTPVPTAPASAATGPGSRRSAPHDWETACLTDARC; the protein is encoded by the coding sequence GTGCGTACGACGCCGTTCGCCGCCGTCCTCGTCGGCGCGCTGCTGCTGACGTCCGCGGCCGCCCGGACGGAGGCGGCGACCCCGCCCCGGGCGGCGCGCACCCTCGGCACGGACCCACGGTCGCTCGGCCCGGACCTGGACCGGCTGCTCGCCGACGGCCGGCTGACCGGCGCCCAGGCCTCGGCCCTGGTGACCGACGCCGCCACCGGCGAGGTGCTGTACGAGCACGCGCCGGGTGCGCTGCTGCTGCCCGCGTCCACCCTGAAGACGGTCACCGCGGCCGCCGCCCTCGACCTGCTCGGCCAGGACCACCGCTTCACCACCGAGGTGCTGGCGGCCGGCCGGCGCAGCGGCCCGGTGCTGGACGGCGACCTGGTGCTGCGCGGCGGCGGCGACCCCACCCTGCTCCCCGCGGACCTCGACGCGCTGGCCGGTGCGGTGGCCGCCGCCGGGGTCACCGAGGTCACCGGTGCACTGCGCGCGGACGCCTCCCGGTACGACGGCGTGCCGCTCGGCGCGGACTGGGCCTGGGACGACCAGGCCGCCTACTACAGCCCGCAGATCTCGGGCCTCACCCTCACCACCGACACCGACTACGACCCCGGGACGGTCCGCCTCACCATCACGCCGGACACGACTCCCGGACGGCCCGCGACGGTGCGGGTCACGCCCGCCGAGGCGCCGGTGCACCTGACCGGCGGCATCGCCACCGGCCCGGCCGGCGGCGCGTACTCCGTCCAGGTCGACCGGCGGCCGGGCGGCAACGACCTGCTGCTCGGCGGCGCCGTGCCCGCGGGCGGCGGCACCGGGCAGGAGTGGATCGCCGTCGACGACCCCGCGGCGCTGGCCGCCGCCGTGTTCGCGGCCGCGCTGGCCCGGCACGGGGTCACCGTCCGGGGCGGCGTCGCCGCCGGCAGCACCCCGGACGGCGCCGCGGTGCTCGCCCGGCACGACTCCGCGCCGCTGTCGGCGCTGATGGTGCCGTTCCTCAAACTCAGCAACAACGGCATCGCCGAACACCTGGTGAAGGAGATCGGCCGGGTCGCCGCAGGCAGCGGCAGCTGGCCGGCCGGCCTCGACAGGATCCGGGACTTCCTGCACCGCAGCGGCCTGGAGCCGACCGCGGCCCGGCAGACGGACGGCTCGGGGCTGTCCCGGCAGAACCTGCTGACCGCCCGCCGGCTGACCGCCCTGTTCGCGTTCGCCCGCACCCGGCCCTGGTTCCACGCCTGGTACGACGCGCTGCCGGTGGCGGGAGACGCCCGCCGGATGGTCGGCGGCACCCTCACCAACCGGATGCGGGGCACCGCCGCCGCGGGCCGGGTGCACGCCAAGACCGGTTCGATGACCGGTGTCGACGCGCTGGCGGGCTACGTCGAGCGGTCCGACGGCCGGACCCTCGCGTTCGCCGTCCTGCTGAACAACTTCGCCGGTGACAGCCCCCGCCCCGTCCTCGACGCGTTCGCCGTCCGGCTGGCGGGCGACGGCGCCGCCACCCCGACCCCCGTGCCCACCGCCCCGGCTTCGGCCGCCACCGGCCCGGGGAGCCGCCGCTCCGCCCCGCACGACTGGGAGACCGCCTGCCTGACGGACGCCCGCTGCTGA
- a CDS encoding sigma-70 family RNA polymerase sigma factor, which translates to MDSDRAALLVVKARAGDERATDELISGHLPLLYNIVGRALGGHPDTDDVVQETMLRAVDGLSGLRDPAGFRSWLVAIAMNQIRRRHHERMAANAAACAGLQDAYDVADPGADFVDLTIVRLGLSGQRREVAEATRWLDEGDRELLALWWLEAAGELTRPELAAALELSPQHAAVRVQRMKGQLETARVVVRALGGGGHCAGLAELTAPWDGVPSALWRKRIARHARDCGTCARHWSELFPAEGLLAGLAMVPMPVGHTGAAGILAAHFAHTAGHAAPVQGASSAAHRGLPRSHRRGRGVRSAAHRGMAARPRMPMAAGVGGAVAVTAAAAAIIAVGLPDTAGPTAAVEPSPPVRVQAAIASTPAPSPSASPSPSPSPTPTPTASPKPAPTRPRSAPPSNRSLQDQVLALVNTERSKAGCTPLKANGKLQSAAQGHSDDMAARNFFDHTNPDGQGPQQRIDAAGYRWSSWGENIAKGQADPASVMNSWMNSPGHRANILNCGFTEIGVGVHLGSGGPWWTQDFGSPA; encoded by the coding sequence ATGGACAGTGACCGCGCAGCGCTGCTGGTCGTGAAGGCCCGGGCCGGCGACGAGCGGGCGACGGACGAGCTGATCAGCGGGCACCTGCCTCTGCTCTACAACATCGTCGGCCGCGCCCTCGGCGGACATCCGGACACCGACGACGTGGTGCAGGAGACCATGCTCCGCGCCGTCGACGGACTCTCCGGCCTGCGCGACCCAGCCGGGTTCCGCTCCTGGCTCGTGGCGATCGCCATGAACCAGATCCGGCGCCGTCACCACGAACGGATGGCCGCCAACGCCGCAGCCTGCGCCGGGCTGCAGGACGCGTACGACGTCGCCGACCCGGGCGCCGACTTCGTCGACCTCACCATCGTCCGGCTCGGCCTGTCCGGGCAGCGGCGCGAGGTCGCCGAGGCGACCCGGTGGCTGGACGAGGGCGACCGCGAGCTGCTCGCCCTGTGGTGGCTGGAGGCCGCCGGCGAGCTGACCCGCCCCGAGCTCGCCGCGGCGCTGGAGCTCAGCCCGCAGCACGCGGCCGTCCGGGTGCAGCGGATGAAGGGCCAGCTGGAGACGGCCCGGGTGGTCGTCCGGGCGCTCGGCGGCGGCGGTCACTGCGCCGGCCTCGCCGAGCTGACCGCGCCGTGGGACGGGGTGCCGAGCGCACTGTGGCGCAAGCGGATCGCCCGGCACGCCCGCGACTGCGGCACCTGCGCCCGGCACTGGAGCGAGCTGTTCCCGGCCGAGGGTCTGCTGGCCGGCCTGGCAATGGTCCCGATGCCGGTCGGGCACACCGGCGCGGCGGGCATCCTCGCCGCCCACTTCGCGCACACCGCCGGGCACGCCGCGCCGGTGCAGGGGGCGTCCTCCGCCGCGCACCGGGGCCTTCCCCGGTCGCACCGCCGGGGCCGCGGGGTGCGCTCCGCCGCGCACCGGGGCATGGCGGCCCGGCCGCGGATGCCGATGGCCGCCGGGGTCGGCGGCGCCGTCGCGGTGACCGCGGCCGCCGCCGCGATCATCGCCGTCGGGCTGCCGGACACCGCGGGGCCGACGGCTGCCGTCGAGCCGTCCCCGCCGGTCCGGGTCCAGGCGGCGATCGCCTCCACGCCGGCCCCGTCCCCCTCTGCCTCGCCGTCGCCCTCGCCGAGCCCCACGCCGACGCCGACCGCGAGCCCGAAGCCTGCGCCGACCAGGCCCCGCAGCGCACCGCCGAGCAACCGGAGCCTCCAGGACCAGGTGCTGGCGCTGGTCAACACCGAGCGTTCCAAGGCTGGCTGCACGCCGCTCAAGGCCAACGGCAAGCTGCAGTCCGCCGCCCAGGGGCACTCGGACGACATGGCCGCACGGAACTTCTTCGACCACACCAACCCGGACGGCCAGGGCCCGCAGCAGCGGATCGACGCGGCGGGCTACCGCTGGAGCAGTTGGGGCGAGAACATCGCGAAGGGGCAGGCGGACCCGGCCTCGGTGATGAACAGCTGGATGAACAGCCCCGGCCACCGGGCGAACATCCTGAACTGCGGGTTCACGGAGATCGGCGTGGGCGTCCACCTGGGCTCGGGCGGCCCCTGGTGGACCCAGGACTTCGGCTCGCCGGCCTGA
- the snpA gene encoding snapalysin, with protein sequence MHRSVLALSAALGLALAGGLAAPASASAAPAPAAGSTVTASGYAGSAAEEAGNRAFYAAVMKSALAKQAAQPYLATVYVTYDAGNAPSFRSQIASAAQIWNGSERNVQLRAGSNADFAYYEGNDSRGSYASTDGHGSGYIFLDYAQNRQYNSVRVTAHETGHVLGLPDHYSGPCSELMSGGGPGTSCTNPYPNAAEKRRVDSLWANGLAAQGGSAPLITAR encoded by the coding sequence ATGCACCGCTCCGTGCTCGCGCTGTCGGCCGCCCTCGGCCTCGCCCTGGCCGGCGGCCTCGCCGCGCCCGCCTCCGCCTCCGCAGCCCCCGCCCCGGCCGCCGGATCCACCGTCACCGCGTCCGGCTACGCCGGCAGCGCCGCCGAGGAGGCCGGCAACCGCGCCTTCTACGCAGCGGTGATGAAGTCCGCGCTGGCCAAGCAGGCCGCGCAGCCCTACCTCGCCACCGTCTACGTCACCTATGACGCCGGCAACGCCCCGAGCTTCCGCAGCCAGATAGCCAGCGCCGCGCAGATCTGGAACGGCTCCGAGCGCAACGTCCAGCTGCGGGCCGGCAGCAACGCCGACTTCGCCTACTACGAGGGCAACGACTCGCGCGGCTCCTACGCGAGCACCGACGGCCACGGCAGCGGCTACATCTTCCTCGACTACGCGCAGAACCGGCAGTACAACTCCGTCCGGGTCACCGCCCACGAGACCGGCCACGTGCTCGGCCTGCCGGACCACTACTCCGGCCCGTGCAGCGAGCTGATGTCCGGCGGCGGCCCCGGCACGTCCTGCACCAACCCCTACCCGAACGCCGCCGAGAAGCGCCGGGTCGACTCGCTCTGGGCCAACGGCCTCGCGGCGCAGGGCGGGAGCGCGCCGCTCATCACCGCCCGCTGA
- a CDS encoding ABC transporter permease subunit — protein sequence MDGDWQHNQRIDLRRADGYTGPRPPMADAVHFRIFTSKDTAFTELRAGHIDFVTNVPAARAYEAKRTFGRRYSVRPSGTMDYLGLPLWDARYRNPDVRRALSMAIDRAGITRAIYNEVFTPADSLVAAMIPGHRAGACGETCTYQPAKARELLDRAGGFAGSVELYFANSDPTYEQWMTAVANELRQNLGIHDVVFRKMSGADLGPILNGHKASGPYRQNWVIDYPSVQNYLAGLFGPGNRMGWSNPAFDDLLARGNAAATEQESITLYHRAEDIALADLPLIPLWNWQDQTAWSTRVGSVLLDPYVGGCTWTRCPSGTDPDHRTDLQGAPPPMGRYIARRLLYAVPVLLATTFLIHTLVFVLPGDPIQGLAGDRPVPPAVLAELRSRYHLDEPLFSQYLDYLRGLFSGDLGRTFTGQPVADVIAGRWQVTLRLGLTAWFFEAVLGIAFGVWAALRKGRWVDSAVLAGTTLVIAVPVYVVGYLAQLFLGVRLGWFPVSGDDGGWPSAYLLPGLVLASFGVAYVARLTRSSLLENLRADYVRTAGAKGLSRRRIIVLHTLRNSLIPVATFLGIELGSLMAGAVVTEYIFNLPGIGQQVFQAIQLHEGPTVVGITTVLVLVFCLANLLVDVLYGLLDPRIRHD from the coding sequence ATGGACGGCGACTGGCAGCACAACCAGCGGATCGACCTCAGACGCGCCGACGGCTACACCGGCCCGCGCCCGCCGATGGCCGACGCCGTGCACTTCCGCATCTTCACCAGCAAGGACACCGCATTCACCGAACTCCGCGCCGGGCACATCGACTTCGTCACCAACGTGCCGGCCGCCCGGGCCTACGAGGCGAAGCGCACCTTCGGGCGCCGCTACTCGGTGCGGCCGAGCGGCACCATGGACTACCTCGGCCTGCCGCTGTGGGACGCGCGCTACCGCAACCCCGACGTCCGCCGGGCGCTGTCCATGGCGATCGACCGCGCCGGCATCACCCGGGCCATCTACAACGAGGTGTTCACCCCGGCGGACTCGCTGGTCGCCGCGATGATCCCCGGGCACCGGGCCGGCGCCTGCGGCGAGACCTGCACCTACCAGCCGGCCAAGGCCCGCGAACTCCTCGACCGGGCAGGCGGGTTCGCCGGATCCGTCGAGCTCTACTTCGCCAACTCGGACCCCACGTACGAGCAGTGGATGACGGCGGTGGCCAACGAGCTGCGCCAGAACCTCGGCATCCACGACGTCGTGTTCCGCAAGATGTCCGGTGCCGACCTCGGCCCGATCCTCAACGGCCACAAGGCGAGCGGCCCGTACCGGCAGAACTGGGTGATCGACTACCCGAGCGTGCAGAACTACCTGGCCGGCCTGTTCGGGCCCGGCAACCGGATGGGGTGGAGCAATCCGGCCTTCGACGACCTGCTGGCCCGGGGCAACGCCGCCGCCACCGAGCAGGAGAGCATCACCCTCTACCACCGGGCCGAGGACATCGCCCTCGCCGACCTGCCGCTCATCCCGCTCTGGAACTGGCAGGACCAGACGGCCTGGAGCACCCGGGTCGGCAGCGTGCTGCTCGACCCGTACGTCGGGGGCTGCACCTGGACAAGGTGTCCGTCCGGCACTGACCCCGACCACCGAACCGACCTCCAGGGGGCACCACCACCGATGGGCCGATACATCGCCCGCCGCCTGCTGTACGCCGTCCCGGTACTGCTGGCGACCACCTTCCTGATCCACACCCTGGTGTTCGTGCTGCCCGGCGACCCCATCCAGGGCCTGGCCGGCGACCGGCCCGTCCCGCCCGCCGTCCTGGCCGAACTGCGCAGCCGCTACCACCTCGACGAGCCGCTGTTCAGCCAGTACCTCGACTACCTGCGGGGCCTGTTCTCCGGCGACCTCGGCCGCACCTTCACCGGGCAGCCGGTCGCCGACGTGATCGCCGGACGCTGGCAGGTCACCCTCCGGCTCGGCCTGACCGCGTGGTTCTTCGAGGCCGTGCTCGGCATCGCGTTCGGGGTCTGGGCCGCGCTGCGCAAGGGCCGCTGGGTGGACAGCGCCGTGCTGGCCGGCACCACCCTGGTCATCGCGGTGCCGGTCTACGTGGTCGGCTACCTCGCCCAGCTCTTCCTCGGTGTCCGGCTCGGCTGGTTCCCGGTGTCCGGCGACGACGGCGGCTGGCCGAGCGCCTACCTGCTGCCCGGACTCGTCCTCGCCTCCTTCGGGGTCGCGTACGTCGCCCGGCTCACCCGCTCGTCGCTGCTGGAGAACCTGCGGGCCGACTACGTCCGCACCGCCGGCGCCAAGGGTCTCAGCCGGCGCCGCATCATCGTGCTGCACACCCTGCGCAACTCGCTGATCCCCGTCGCGACGTTCCTCGGCATCGAACTCGGCTCGCTCATGGCGGGCGCCGTCGTCACCGAGTACATCTTCAACCTCCCCGGCATCGGCCAGCAGGTCTTCCAGGCCATCCAGCTGCACGAAGGACCCACCGTGGTCGGCATCACCACCGTGCTGGTGCTGGTCTTCTGCCTCGCCAACCTGCTCGTCGACGTCCTGTACGGCCTGCTCGACCCGAGGATCCGCCATGACTAG
- a CDS encoding LD-carboxypeptidase has product MPQVPPRVPPHLLPGDRVAVAAPAGPVDPDLLARGTALLTSWGLQVTVLPHALDRHLGHLAGRDGDRADDLTEALADPAVKAVFCARGGYGTQRTVDLVDWARLADAPPTVLAGSSDITALHEAVAVRLGTTTLHSPMPATAALADRPANAAHLHAVLFRPEKVTELPFTAPPLVSGTAEGRLAGGNASLLAASVGTPTSLPPDGCLLLLEETGEEPYRLDRILTQLLRAGVLDRAAGIVLGDFTDCGEPDEVRALLADRLGGLGVPVAAGLPAGHGELQLTVPLGTRARLAPGALHLLEPPLAARPVADRPPEAVRCVS; this is encoded by the coding sequence ATGCCCCAGGTACCGCCGCGCGTCCCGCCCCACCTGCTGCCCGGCGACCGGGTCGCGGTGGCCGCACCCGCCGGGCCGGTCGACCCCGATTTGCTCGCCCGAGGCACCGCCCTGCTCACCTCCTGGGGGCTGCAGGTCACCGTGCTGCCGCACGCCCTCGACCGGCACCTCGGGCACCTGGCCGGCCGCGACGGCGACCGCGCCGACGACCTCACCGAGGCGCTCGCGGACCCGGCCGTGAAGGCCGTGTTCTGCGCCCGCGGCGGCTACGGCACCCAGCGCACGGTCGACCTGGTCGACTGGGCGCGGCTGGCCGACGCCCCGCCCACCGTGCTGGCCGGCTCCAGCGACATCACCGCCCTGCACGAGGCCGTCGCCGTCCGGCTCGGCACCACCACCCTGCACAGCCCGATGCCGGCCACCGCCGCCCTCGCCGACCGCCCGGCCAACGCCGCGCACCTGCACGCGGTGCTGTTCCGGCCCGAGAAGGTCACCGAACTCCCCTTCACCGCGCCGCCCCTGGTGTCCGGCACCGCCGAGGGCCGGCTCGCCGGCGGCAATGCCAGCCTGCTCGCCGCCTCGGTCGGCACCCCGACCTCCCTGCCGCCGGACGGCTGCCTGCTGCTCCTGGAGGAGACCGGCGAGGAGCCGTACCGGCTGGACCGGATCCTCACCCAGCTGCTGCGCGCCGGCGTGCTCGACCGGGCGGCCGGCATCGTGCTGGGCGACTTCACCGACTGCGGCGAACCGGACGAGGTCCGCGCGCTGCTCGCCGACCGGCTCGGCGGCCTCGGCGTGCCCGTCGCGGCCGGGCTGCCCGCCGGTCACGGAGAGCTGCAGCTGACCGTCCCGCTCGGCACCAGGGCCCGGCTTGCCCCCGGCGCCCTGCACCTGCTGGAGCCGCCGCTCGCGGCCCGCCCGGTCGCCGACCGTCCGCCGGAGGCCGTGCGATGCGTGTCCTGA
- a CDS encoding M20/M25/M40 family metallo-hydrolase, with the protein MTAAPPPAEPAVPVPEDGEAARICRELLRIDSTNPGDGGGPGERAAAECVAELLAGAGADPLLVEAAPRRASVLARIPGTEPALAPLLVHGHLDTVPFEAADWARHPLSGDFHDGCLWGRGAVDMKGTLAMTLAVVRSWARSGRRPRRDLVLAFLADEESTGEYGARYVAARHRDRLDGCREAIGESGGYSVPVGADARIYPVAVGERCTAWMRLTATGPAGHGSRAAAGNAVATLVHALSRLAAYSWPVRLTPPVEALLAELERVLGTTIDRERLEAEAARLGRAGELFAHTVRNSANPTVLEAGHKVNVMPGTAGAQVDGRYLPGTREEFLETVERLLGPGVAREFINLEDAVAGDPTGPAFRAMADALRAEDPDGHPVPYLMSGGTDAKTFNRLGIACYGFAPLLMGPELHYQRMFHGVDERVPVEGLEFGVRVLDRFLGSY; encoded by the coding sequence ATGACCGCCGCCCCGCCGCCCGCCGAACCCGCCGTCCCGGTGCCCGAGGACGGCGAGGCGGCGCGGATCTGCCGCGAGCTGCTGCGGATCGACTCCACCAACCCGGGCGACGGCGGCGGGCCCGGCGAACGGGCGGCCGCCGAGTGCGTGGCGGAGCTGCTGGCCGGCGCCGGAGCGGACCCGCTGCTGGTGGAGGCGGCGCCGCGGCGCGCCAGCGTGCTGGCCCGGATCCCCGGCACCGAACCGGCGCTCGCCCCGCTGCTCGTCCATGGCCATCTGGACACCGTGCCCTTCGAGGCCGCCGACTGGGCCCGGCACCCGCTGTCCGGGGACTTCCACGACGGCTGCCTTTGGGGCCGCGGCGCGGTCGACATGAAGGGCACGCTGGCGATGACCCTCGCGGTCGTCCGGTCCTGGGCGCGATCGGGCCGCCGACCGCGCCGGGACCTGGTGCTGGCGTTCCTCGCCGACGAGGAGTCGACCGGGGAGTACGGCGCCCGGTACGTCGCCGCCCGGCACCGCGACCGCCTCGACGGCTGCCGGGAGGCGATCGGGGAGTCCGGCGGCTACTCGGTGCCGGTGGGTGCGGACGCCCGGATCTACCCGGTGGCGGTCGGTGAGCGCTGCACCGCCTGGATGCGGCTGACCGCCACCGGACCGGCCGGGCACGGCTCCCGGGCGGCCGCCGGGAACGCCGTCGCCACCCTCGTCCACGCGCTGTCCCGGCTCGCCGCGTACAGCTGGCCGGTGCGGCTCACCCCGCCGGTGGAGGCCCTGCTCGCCGAGCTGGAGAGGGTGTTGGGCACCACGATCGACCGCGAACGGCTGGAGGCCGAGGCCGCCCGGCTCGGCCGGGCCGGGGAGCTGTTCGCCCACACCGTCCGCAACTCGGCCAATCCGACCGTCCTGGAGGCGGGGCACAAGGTCAACGTGATGCCCGGCACGGCCGGTGCGCAGGTGGACGGCCGCTACCTGCCGGGCACCCGCGAGGAGTTCCTGGAGACCGTGGAACGGCTGCTCGGGCCGGGCGTGGCCAGGGAGTTCATCAACCTGGAGGACGCTGTCGCGGGCGACCCGACCGGTCCGGCCTTCCGGGCGATGGCCGATGCCCTGCGCGCCGAGGACCCGGACGGACACCCCGTCCCGTACCTGATGTCGGGCGGGACGGACGCCAAGACGTTCAACCGGCTGGGCATCGCCTGCTACGGCTTCGCCCCGCTGCTGATGGGCCCCGAACTGCACTACCAGCGGATGTTCCACGGCGTCGACGAGCGGGTGCCCGTCGAGGGACTGGAGTTCGGCGTGCGGGTCCTGGACCGCTTCCTCGGCTCGTACTGA
- a CDS encoding ABC transporter permease, whose protein sequence is MTSPPTSPPADLVLPPADPPKPGSGPPATPSAAAWRDLRARPLVLCSAGTLLLISLMAAFPEPFVALLTHDTGRCELSDSRVGPSLAHPFGFDLQGCDYLGQVVRGSRPSLVIGLAVTAGALLLSVLLGLLAGFYGGWVDATVSRVTDVFFGLPFVLGATVVLVAFPDHGLGAMTLVLVALGWTTMTRVMRAQVIGAKDADYVQAARSTGAGPLRLMSRHILPNAVTPVVVVAMLNVGNVISGEATLDFLGVGLQYPALSWGLQLNAAQAYFLDFPHLLAFPALFLCATVLSFILLGDAVRDAYDPKLR, encoded by the coding sequence ATGACTAGCCCGCCGACCAGCCCGCCCGCCGACCTCGTCCTGCCGCCCGCCGACCCGCCGAAGCCCGGGTCCGGCCCGCCGGCGACACCCTCGGCGGCGGCCTGGCGCGACCTGCGGGCCCGCCCGCTGGTGCTGTGCAGCGCCGGCACCCTCCTGCTGATCAGCCTGATGGCGGCCTTCCCCGAGCCGTTCGTCGCGCTGCTCACCCACGACACCGGCCGCTGCGAACTCTCCGACTCCCGGGTCGGCCCCAGCCTCGCGCACCCGTTCGGCTTCGACCTCCAGGGCTGCGACTACCTCGGGCAGGTCGTCCGCGGCAGCCGCCCCTCGCTGGTCATCGGGCTCGCGGTGACGGCGGGCGCCCTGCTGCTGTCGGTGCTGCTCGGCCTGCTCGCCGGCTTCTACGGCGGCTGGGTCGACGCCACCGTCTCCCGGGTCACCGACGTGTTCTTCGGCCTGCCGTTCGTGCTCGGCGCCACCGTCGTCCTGGTGGCCTTCCCCGACCACGGCCTCGGCGCGATGACCCTCGTCCTGGTCGCCCTCGGCTGGACGACGATGACCCGGGTGATGCGCGCCCAGGTGATCGGCGCCAAGGACGCCGACTACGTGCAGGCCGCCCGCTCCACCGGCGCCGGCCCGCTGCGCCTGATGTCCCGCCACATCCTGCCGAACGCCGTGACACCCGTCGTCGTGGTCGCCATGCTGAACGTCGGGAACGTCATCTCGGGGGAGGCCACCCTGGACTTCCTCGGCGTCGGGCTGCAGTACCCGGCCCTCTCCTGGGGGTTGCAACTCAACGCCGCCCAGGCCTACTTCCTCGACTTCCCGCACCTGCTCGCGTTCCCTGCGCTGTTCCTCTGCGCGACGGTGCTGAGCTTCATCCTGCTCGGCGACGCCGTCCGCGACGCCTACGACCCCAAGCTGAGATGA
- a CDS encoding DUF6126 family protein, producing the protein MSEAVRDEKSRRRAMMIRASIYVAGTHLFAGFVILLFTLGGRR; encoded by the coding sequence GTGAGCGAAGCCGTCCGGGACGAGAAGAGCCGACGCAGGGCGATGATGATCCGCGCCTCGATCTACGTCGCGGGCACCCATCTGTTCGCCGGGTTCGTCATCCTGCTCTTCACGCTCGGTGGCCGCCGCTGA
- a CDS encoding M55 family metallopeptidase — protein MRVLISADMEGATGATWPGDVLPGTPGWSRMRRMLTSDVNACVAGLWEGGATEVVVNEAHDTQRNVLIEDLDPRARLLSGRHKPLGMMQGVEAADAVVFLGYHTGAGLPGVLAHTYLGAGLTGFRIDGEPADEGRMNALTAAEHGVPVVLVTGDDLVCAAAAGWAPGARTAAVKECVSRYAALCLPPERSAGLIREEARSAAAGAVARARPAPVRGPHRFEIDFHATHQAEAVAAVPTVELTGPCTVAYTAPTATRAARTFKICTVVANAAAEQGYG, from the coding sequence ATGCGTGTCCTGATCTCGGCGGACATGGAGGGCGCGACGGGGGCCACCTGGCCCGGCGACGTGCTGCCCGGCACACCCGGCTGGTCGCGGATGCGCCGGATGCTGACCTCCGACGTGAACGCGTGCGTCGCCGGGCTGTGGGAGGGCGGCGCCACCGAGGTCGTGGTCAACGAGGCCCACGACACCCAGCGCAACGTCCTGATCGAGGATCTCGACCCGCGGGCCCGGCTGCTGAGCGGCCGCCACAAGCCGCTCGGCATGATGCAGGGCGTCGAGGCTGCCGACGCCGTGGTGTTCCTCGGCTACCACACCGGGGCCGGGCTGCCCGGCGTGCTCGCCCACACCTACCTGGGCGCCGGGCTCACCGGGTTCCGGATCGACGGCGAGCCCGCGGACGAGGGCCGGATGAACGCGCTGACCGCGGCCGAGCACGGCGTCCCGGTCGTGCTGGTCACCGGGGACGATCTGGTGTGCGCAGCCGCCGCGGGCTGGGCGCCGGGCGCGCGCACCGCCGCCGTGAAGGAGTGCGTCAGCCGGTACGCCGCGCTCTGCCTGCCGCCCGAGCGCAGTGCCGGGCTGATCCGCGAGGAGGCCCGGTCGGCGGCGGCCGGTGCGGTGGCCCGGGCCCGGCCCGCGCCCGTCCGCGGGCCGCACCGGTTCGAGATCGACTTCCACGCCACGCATCAGGCCGAGGCCGTGGCGGCCGTCCCCACCGTCGAACTGACCGGCCCCTGCACGGTCGCCTACACCGCGCCGACGGCCACCCGGGCCGCCCGCACCTTCAAGATCTGCACCGTCGTCGCGAACGCCGCCGCCGAGCAGGGCTACGGCTGA